The DNA sequence TCTAGTGTGAGGAACTATGCAATAAGTGCAATGTTTATCACATCCTATGGAGATATTAATATAAGATTTGTAAATACTATTTCTAAAATCAGCAAAAGCAAATTCACTTTCATCATAGTCAATATCAACGCTAATAAACTTTGGAGTATTAATAGCTTGAGTAATTTTAGAAATATTTCTTGCACCTAAAACAAAATCAACATAAGGAGCACGACGAAAAATTTCATTACCTAAATGAGAAGCGGTACAGCCACATACTCCTATTTTAGCATTTTTCTTTTTTATTTTTTCAAATCCTCCTACCTCAGAAAAAAGCTTATGTACCGGCTTTTCTCGAACAGAGCAAGTGTTAATAAGTATTAAATCTGCTTCTTTTATATCTTGCGTTAGAGAGTAATTTTCTTTTTGTGTAAGTTCTGCGATCATATGTTCAGAATCTCTGACATTCATCGCACAACCTAAAGTTTGAATAAAAAGTTTTTTAGCGCTCAAAGAATATGCACCTCATACATAAAATCATTATCATCTAAACCATATTTAATAGTTCTATGATAAACACTTAAACCTTTTTTTTCAAAATACTCTACTAGGGCAATAAGATCTTTGTGAGAATTCTCCTTGTCAAAATAGAAAAACTTTTGTCCATCTTTTATTACAGCCTCTTCAATTTTGCCAAGGCTTATATTTTTTGGTTTTTCATCAATTAAATTTCTTGCTAATTTTAAATCCATGTTATATCCTTAAAGCATCTTTTAAATTTATAATTTTATCAAATTTTACTTTTAATTAAACTTATTAAAGGTATACTTTTAATCTACTTTTTAAATTTAAAATCCCAAAATTAAGGTATTAATAATAATGGAAAAAATCGCAGATATTATAGAAAGCATTGCGAATGAAAAAAACTTAGAATTAGAAAGTGTTAAGGAAAAGGTTATTTTAGCCTTGACAAATACTGCTAAAAGAATCTATGGTCAACAATATGATTTTTTTGTAGATAGAAAAAAATTAAATCTTTATCAAAAAATTACTGTTGTGGCAGATAATGATCCAAGATTGGAGGAAAGTAAAGAGAGTTTTATTGCTCTTAGCAAAGCAAAAGCTGAAGCTCCTGATGTTGAAATTGGAGATGAGCTTACTTATGAATGTTCTTTAGAAAATTTAGGGAGAACAGCGGTTAATATATTACATAAAGAATTAGAATATCATATCCAAAAATTATTAGAACAAACTATTTTTGAAAAATATAAAAACAAAATTGGAAAAATAGTATTTGGTAATGTTGTTCGTATTGATAATGATGAAAATACTTTTATAGAAATTGATGAATTAAGAGCTTTTTTGCCAAGAAAAAATCGTATTAAGGGTGAAAAATTTAAGATAGGAGATGTTGTTAAAGCAGTTATAAAGCGTGTTTATACTGATAAAGGTATTAAGATGGAATTAAGTCGAACAAGTCCTAAATTTTTAGAATGTTTGTTAGAGGCTGAAGTTCCAGAAATTAAAGATGGATATGTTCATATTGTTGGATGTGCGAGAATTCCAGGAGAAAGGGCGAAGATTATACTTAAATCTAATGGTATAAATATAGATCCGGTTGGAGCTACAGTTGGAGTTAAAGGAGTTAGAATTAATGCAGTAAGTAAGGAATTGCACAATGAAAATATTGATTGTATTGAATTTAGCAACGAACCTGAGATTTTAATCGCAAGAACTTTAGCGCCTGCTATAGTAAATTCTGTCAAGATTGAAGATAAAAAAGCTATTGTAAGTTTAAATAGTGAGCAAAAAAGTAAAGCTATAGGAAAAAGTGGCATTAATATACGCCTTGCAAGTATGTTAAGTGGTTATGAAATTGAGCTTTGTGAATTAAAAAATCATTCTTTAAGCAATGAAGAAGCTTTAAAGAATTTGCAAGATTTATTTAAAATTTAAAGCAAATTAATCTGTAAATTTTTTAAATTTACAGATATTTTTTTTCAAACCATTTCCAATAAAAAGCTGCAAAAATAAATAAAGTTCCAAGAAGAAAAGTAATCACTTTTAAACTTAAACTTAATTCAAATAAAAATCCCATAAGTTGAGAAATAATGGCGCTAAAACTAAGATAGACCATATCAGTATAAGCGATCACTCTTCCATAATAAGATTTATCACAGTTTTTTTGTATCATGGTATAAGTATAAGCCCAAAGTGAAGAAGTAAAGAAACCTGCAGCAATTAGTCCTAAAAAAGAGATATAAAAATTAAATTGAGTTAAAGCCCATAGTATAATTCCACATCCTTGGCCTAAGTATAAAAAAAATAAAGTTTTATTATTTACTAATTTACTTAAAATAATAGGCCCTAATGTTAAAGAGCAAGCACGCACAGCATTTAAAAAACCAATTACCAAAGCAGTAGATAAAACTTCTTTATATTCATGTTGAGCAAGCAAGGTTACTAAAGTTTCATAAGCTGTAAAACCTATAAAAGAGTGAAATAATATCAGATGGATAATTATTTTATTTTTTAAAATATAATTAAATCCTTCTTTAATCATCAAATAAA is a window from the Campylobacter sp. RM10537 genome containing:
- the nusA gene encoding transcription termination factor NusA, whose product is MEKIADIIESIANEKNLELESVKEKVILALTNTAKRIYGQQYDFFVDRKKLNLYQKITVVADNDPRLEESKESFIALSKAKAEAPDVEIGDELTYECSLENLGRTAVNILHKELEYHIQKLLEQTIFEKYKNKIGKIVFGNVVRIDNDENTFIEIDELRAFLPRKNRIKGEKFKIGDVVKAVIKRVYTDKGIKMELSRTSPKFLECLLEAEVPEIKDGYVHIVGCARIPGERAKIILKSNGINIDPVGATVGVKGVRINAVSKELHNENIDCIEFSNEPEILIARTLAPAIVNSVKIEDKKAIVSLNSEQKSKAIGKSGINIRLASMLSGYEIELCELKNHSLSNEEALKNLQDLFKI
- a CDS encoding HP0268 family nuclease → MDLKLARNLIDEKPKNISLGKIEEAVIKDGQKFFYFDKENSHKDLIALVEYFEKKGLSVYHRTIKYGLDDNDFMYEVHIL